A single Populus alba chromosome 7, ASM523922v2, whole genome shotgun sequence DNA region contains:
- the LOC118047806 gene encoding WD40 repeat-containing protein HOS15 isoform X1 has translation MTSITSVELNYLVFRYLQESGFTHSAFVLGYEAGINKCTIDGNMVPPGALITFVQKGLQYLEMEANLTCQSDADVDEDFSFLQPLDLITKDVNELRQIIKEKKKNLRKDGEKEKEKEKDKDKDKDKDKDKDKDKDKEFEREHERERARVREKERHEREKENEKDRERLEREKERDKQHEDNTDSRMITDTEDKHEENGISEVGPEPMDISTASTSQTCEIPSSDVMILEGHTSEVCACAWSPTGSLLASGSGDSTARIWTMAEGTSRSVAQNGPLNVLVLKHVKGRTNEKSKDVTTLDWNGEGTLLATGSYDGQARIWSTDGELKTTLSKHKGPIFTLKWNKKGDYLLTGSCDKTAIVWDVRAEEWKQQFEFHSGPTLDVDWRNNVSFATSSTDHMIYVCKVGETRPIKTFAGHQGEVNCVKWDPTGSWLASCSDDISAKIWSMKQDKYVHDLREHSKEIYTIRWSPTGPGTNNPNQPLVLASASFDSTVKLWDVEFGKLLCSLNGHREPVYSVAFSPNGEYLASGSLDRCINIWSLREGKIVKTYAGNGGIFEVCWNKEGDKIAACFANNTVCVLDFRM, from the exons GTTTTACGCATTCAGCTTTTGTTTTAGGATATGAGGCAGGAATTAACAAATGCACCATAGATGGCAATATGGTTCCACCTGGTGCTCTCATTACTTTTGTACAAAAGGGGCTTCAGTACTTGGAAATGGAAGCGAATTTGA CTTGCCAGAGTGATGCAGATGTAGATGAAGATTTCTCATTTTTGCAACCTTTGGATCTTATCACAAAAGATGTGAATGAATTGCGGCAgataataaaagagaagaaaaaaaatttgcgCAAGGATggagagaaggagaaggagaaggagaaagaCAAAGATAAAGACAAAGACAAAGACAAAGACAAAGATAAAGACAAAGACAAAGAGTTCGAAAGGGAACATGAAAGAGAGCGTGCACGAGTGAGAGAGAAGGAAAGACATGAAAGGGAAAAGGAGAATGAAAAGgatagagagaggttagaaaGGGAAAAAGAGCGAGACAAGCAGCATGAGGATAACACTGATAGCAGAATGATTACTGATACAGAAGATAAGCATGAAGAAAATGGAATTTCTGAAG TAGGACCAGAGCCAATGGATATTTCTACAGCGTCAACATCTCAGACATGTGAAATTCCTAGTTCTGATGTGATGATTTTGGAAGGCCATACTTCTGAG GTTTGTGCCTGTGCATGGAGTCCAACAGGATCACTTCTTGCATCAGG TTCTGGAGATTCCACAGCACGAATTTGGACAATGGCTGAGGGGACCTCTAGGTCAGTTGCTCAGAATGGTCCTTTAAATGTGCTGGTATTGAAGCATGTAAAGGGAAGGACAAATGAGAAAAGCAAAGATGTGACAACACTTGATTGGAAT GGCGAGGGAACATTACTTGCAACTGGCTCTTATGATGGGCAGGCGAGAATTTGGAGTACAGACG GTGAACTAAAGACTACATTGAGTAAGCATAAAGGACCCATATTTACTTTGAAGTGGAACAAGAAGGGGGATTATCTGCTAACTGGAAGCTGTGATAAAACAGCAATTGTGTGGGATGTGAGGGCTGAGGAATGGAAACAGCAGTTTGAGTTTCATTCAG GTCCTACACTTGATGTTGACTGGCGCAATAATGTTTCATTTGCAACAAGCTCCACTGACCATATGATATATGTATGCAAAGTTGGAGAAACGCGCCCTATTAAAACTTTTGCTGGACATCAG GGCGAGGTTAATTGTGTCAAGTGGGATCCTACAGGTTCATGGTTGGCATCTTGCTCTGATGATATCAGTGCTAAG ATATGGAGCATGAAGCAGGATAAGTATGTTCATGATTTAAGGGAACATTCTAAG GAGATTTATACTATCAGATGGAGCCCCACTGGACCTGGTACAAACAATCCCAACCAGCCATTAGTGCTGGCTAG TGCATCATTTGACTCAACAGTGAAGTTATGGGACGTGGAATTTGGGAAACTTCTCTGCAGTTTGAATGGACACAG GGAGCCTGTGTATTCGGTTGCATTTAGTCCTAATGGAGAATACCTGGCAAGTGGATCTCTTGATAGATGCATCAACATTTGGTCATTGAGGGAAGGAAAGATTGTGAAAACATATGCTGGCAACGGGGGAATATTTGAAGTTTGTTGGAACAAGGAAGGTGATAAAATTGCTGCCTGTTTTGCGAACAATACAGTTTGTGTTTTAGATTTCAGAATGTGA
- the LOC118047806 gene encoding WD40 repeat-containing protein HOS15 isoform X3, with product MTSITSVELNYLVFRYLQESGFTHSAFVLGYEAGINKCTIDGNMVPPGALITFVQKGLQYLEMEANLTCQSDADVDEDFSFLQPLDLITKDVNELRQIIKEKKKNLRKDGEKEKEKEKDKDKDKDKDKDKDKDKDKEFEREHERERARVREKERHEREKENEKDRERLEREKERDKQHEDNTDSRMITDTEDKHEENGISEGPEPMDISTASTSQTCEIPSSDVMILEGHTSEVCACAWSPTGSLLASGSGDSTARIWTMAEGTSRSVAQNGPLNVLVLKHVKGRTNEKSKDVTTLDWNGEGTLLATGSYDGQARIWSTDGELKTTLSKHKGPIFTLKWNKKGDYLLTGSCDKTAIVWDVRAEEWKQQFEFHSGPTLDVDWRNNVSFATSSTDHMIYVCKVGETRPIKTFAGHQGEVNCVKWDPTGSWLASCSDDISAKIWSMKQDKYVHDLREHSKEIYTIRWSPTGPGTNNPNQPLVLASASFDSTVKLWDVEFGKLLCSLNGHREPVYSVAFSPNGEYLASGSLDRCINIWSLREGKIVKTYAGNGGIFEVCWNKEGDKIAACFANNTVCVLDFRM from the exons GTTTTACGCATTCAGCTTTTGTTTTAGGATATGAGGCAGGAATTAACAAATGCACCATAGATGGCAATATGGTTCCACCTGGTGCTCTCATTACTTTTGTACAAAAGGGGCTTCAGTACTTGGAAATGGAAGCGAATTTGA CTTGCCAGAGTGATGCAGATGTAGATGAAGATTTCTCATTTTTGCAACCTTTGGATCTTATCACAAAAGATGTGAATGAATTGCGGCAgataataaaagagaagaaaaaaaatttgcgCAAGGATggagagaaggagaaggagaaggagaaagaCAAAGATAAAGACAAAGACAAAGACAAAGACAAAGATAAAGACAAAGACAAAGAGTTCGAAAGGGAACATGAAAGAGAGCGTGCACGAGTGAGAGAGAAGGAAAGACATGAAAGGGAAAAGGAGAATGAAAAGgatagagagaggttagaaaGGGAAAAAGAGCGAGACAAGCAGCATGAGGATAACACTGATAGCAGAATGATTACTGATACAGAAGATAAGCATGAAGAAAATGGAATTTCTGAAG GACCAGAGCCAATGGATATTTCTACAGCGTCAACATCTCAGACATGTGAAATTCCTAGTTCTGATGTGATGATTTTGGAAGGCCATACTTCTGAG GTTTGTGCCTGTGCATGGAGTCCAACAGGATCACTTCTTGCATCAGG TTCTGGAGATTCCACAGCACGAATTTGGACAATGGCTGAGGGGACCTCTAGGTCAGTTGCTCAGAATGGTCCTTTAAATGTGCTGGTATTGAAGCATGTAAAGGGAAGGACAAATGAGAAAAGCAAAGATGTGACAACACTTGATTGGAAT GGCGAGGGAACATTACTTGCAACTGGCTCTTATGATGGGCAGGCGAGAATTTGGAGTACAGACG GTGAACTAAAGACTACATTGAGTAAGCATAAAGGACCCATATTTACTTTGAAGTGGAACAAGAAGGGGGATTATCTGCTAACTGGAAGCTGTGATAAAACAGCAATTGTGTGGGATGTGAGGGCTGAGGAATGGAAACAGCAGTTTGAGTTTCATTCAG GTCCTACACTTGATGTTGACTGGCGCAATAATGTTTCATTTGCAACAAGCTCCACTGACCATATGATATATGTATGCAAAGTTGGAGAAACGCGCCCTATTAAAACTTTTGCTGGACATCAG GGCGAGGTTAATTGTGTCAAGTGGGATCCTACAGGTTCATGGTTGGCATCTTGCTCTGATGATATCAGTGCTAAG ATATGGAGCATGAAGCAGGATAAGTATGTTCATGATTTAAGGGAACATTCTAAG GAGATTTATACTATCAGATGGAGCCCCACTGGACCTGGTACAAACAATCCCAACCAGCCATTAGTGCTGGCTAG TGCATCATTTGACTCAACAGTGAAGTTATGGGACGTGGAATTTGGGAAACTTCTCTGCAGTTTGAATGGACACAG GGAGCCTGTGTATTCGGTTGCATTTAGTCCTAATGGAGAATACCTGGCAAGTGGATCTCTTGATAGATGCATCAACATTTGGTCATTGAGGGAAGGAAAGATTGTGAAAACATATGCTGGCAACGGGGGAATATTTGAAGTTTGTTGGAACAAGGAAGGTGATAAAATTGCTGCCTGTTTTGCGAACAATACAGTTTGTGTTTTAGATTTCAGAATGTGA
- the LOC118047806 gene encoding WD40 repeat-containing protein HOS15 isoform X4, translating to MTSITSVELNYLVFRYLQESGFTHSAFVLGYEAGINKCTIDGNMVPPGALITFVQKGLQYLEMEANLSNSDADVDEDFSFLQPLDLITKDVNELRQIIKEKKKNLRKDGEKEKEKEKDKDKDKDKDKDKDKDKDKEFEREHERERARVREKERHEREKENEKDRERLEREKERDKQHEDNTDSRMITDTEDKHEENGISEGPEPMDISTASTSQTCEIPSSDVMILEGHTSEVCACAWSPTGSLLASGSGDSTARIWTMAEGTSRSVAQNGPLNVLVLKHVKGRTNEKSKDVTTLDWNGEGTLLATGSYDGQARIWSTDGELKTTLSKHKGPIFTLKWNKKGDYLLTGSCDKTAIVWDVRAEEWKQQFEFHSGPTLDVDWRNNVSFATSSTDHMIYVCKVGETRPIKTFAGHQGEVNCVKWDPTGSWLASCSDDISAKIWSMKQDKYVHDLREHSKEIYTIRWSPTGPGTNNPNQPLVLASASFDSTVKLWDVEFGKLLCSLNGHREPVYSVAFSPNGEYLASGSLDRCINIWSLREGKIVKTYAGNGGIFEVCWNKEGDKIAACFANNTVCVLDFRM from the exons GTTTTACGCATTCAGCTTTTGTTTTAGGATATGAGGCAGGAATTAACAAATGCACCATAGATGGCAATATGGTTCCACCTGGTGCTCTCATTACTTTTGTACAAAAGGGGCTTCAGTACTTGGAAATGGAAGCGAATTTGAGTAAT AGTGATGCAGATGTAGATGAAGATTTCTCATTTTTGCAACCTTTGGATCTTATCACAAAAGATGTGAATGAATTGCGGCAgataataaaagagaagaaaaaaaatttgcgCAAGGATggagagaaggagaaggagaaggagaaagaCAAAGATAAAGACAAAGACAAAGACAAAGACAAAGATAAAGACAAAGACAAAGAGTTCGAAAGGGAACATGAAAGAGAGCGTGCACGAGTGAGAGAGAAGGAAAGACATGAAAGGGAAAAGGAGAATGAAAAGgatagagagaggttagaaaGGGAAAAAGAGCGAGACAAGCAGCATGAGGATAACACTGATAGCAGAATGATTACTGATACAGAAGATAAGCATGAAGAAAATGGAATTTCTGAAG GACCAGAGCCAATGGATATTTCTACAGCGTCAACATCTCAGACATGTGAAATTCCTAGTTCTGATGTGATGATTTTGGAAGGCCATACTTCTGAG GTTTGTGCCTGTGCATGGAGTCCAACAGGATCACTTCTTGCATCAGG TTCTGGAGATTCCACAGCACGAATTTGGACAATGGCTGAGGGGACCTCTAGGTCAGTTGCTCAGAATGGTCCTTTAAATGTGCTGGTATTGAAGCATGTAAAGGGAAGGACAAATGAGAAAAGCAAAGATGTGACAACACTTGATTGGAAT GGCGAGGGAACATTACTTGCAACTGGCTCTTATGATGGGCAGGCGAGAATTTGGAGTACAGACG GTGAACTAAAGACTACATTGAGTAAGCATAAAGGACCCATATTTACTTTGAAGTGGAACAAGAAGGGGGATTATCTGCTAACTGGAAGCTGTGATAAAACAGCAATTGTGTGGGATGTGAGGGCTGAGGAATGGAAACAGCAGTTTGAGTTTCATTCAG GTCCTACACTTGATGTTGACTGGCGCAATAATGTTTCATTTGCAACAAGCTCCACTGACCATATGATATATGTATGCAAAGTTGGAGAAACGCGCCCTATTAAAACTTTTGCTGGACATCAG GGCGAGGTTAATTGTGTCAAGTGGGATCCTACAGGTTCATGGTTGGCATCTTGCTCTGATGATATCAGTGCTAAG ATATGGAGCATGAAGCAGGATAAGTATGTTCATGATTTAAGGGAACATTCTAAG GAGATTTATACTATCAGATGGAGCCCCACTGGACCTGGTACAAACAATCCCAACCAGCCATTAGTGCTGGCTAG TGCATCATTTGACTCAACAGTGAAGTTATGGGACGTGGAATTTGGGAAACTTCTCTGCAGTTTGAATGGACACAG GGAGCCTGTGTATTCGGTTGCATTTAGTCCTAATGGAGAATACCTGGCAAGTGGATCTCTTGATAGATGCATCAACATTTGGTCATTGAGGGAAGGAAAGATTGTGAAAACATATGCTGGCAACGGGGGAATATTTGAAGTTTGTTGGAACAAGGAAGGTGATAAAATTGCTGCCTGTTTTGCGAACAATACAGTTTGTGTTTTAGATTTCAGAATGTGA
- the LOC118047805 gene encoding pentatricopeptide repeat-containing protein ELI1, chloroplastic: MSSTTIFTTRPPRPPLPHANTTRSSTTLHSPPPEKIAILIDKSKSLNHLNQVHAFLYRHNLHDHPILNFKLQRSYSSLGHLNRTLALFNKTQNPNVFFYTSIIHAHTIHNLHHLALLFYVQMLSQNVFPNAFTFSSILKSCPIEPAKLLHGQAIKFGFDAELYVRTCLVDVYARGGDVVSARTLFDAMPEKSLVSLTAMITCYAKYGMIDEARVLFDGLEERDAICWNVMIDGYAQHGLPNEGLLLFRQMLNAKVRPNEVTVLAVLSACGQTGALETGRWVHSYIENNGIGINVRVGTSLIDMYSKCGSLEDARLVFERISNKDVVAWNSMLVGYAMHGFSQDALRLFKEMCMIGYRPTDITFIGVLNACGHAGLVSEGWKFFYSMKDEHGIEPKVEHFGCMVNLLGRAGYLEEAYELVKNMEIEQDPVLWGTLLGACRLHGNIALGEQIAEYLVSQNLANSGTYVLLSNIYAAAGNWEGVARVRTLMKESGFEKEPGCSSIEVNNKVHEFLAGDLRHPKSKEIYEMLEEINGWLKSHGYTPQTEIVLHDLEDAQKERSLGVHSEKLALAFGLIITKPGTAIKIVKNLRVCADCHAVTKLISKITGRKIVMRDRNRFHHFVNGLCSCGDYW; encoded by the coding sequence ATGTCCTCTACCACTATCTTCACTACTCGTCCACCACGACCACCACTACCACACGCCAACACAACCCGCTCCTCTACCACTCTGCACAGCCCTCCACCAGAAAAAATCGCAATTTTAATCGACAAATCCAAATCCTTAAACCATCTCAACCAAGTCCACGCCTTTCTCTACCGGCACAATCTCCATGACCACCCAATCCTCAACTTCAAGCTTCAACGTTCTTACTCCTCTCTGGGTCACTTAAACCGCACTCTTGCACTGTTtaacaaaacccaaaaccccaatgtctttttttatactTCTATTATTCATGCCCACACTATTCACAATCTACATCACCTAGCACTTCTTTTCTATGTCCAAATGTTGAGTCAAAATGTGTTCCCTAATGCATTTACTTTCTCATCGATATTGAAGTCATGTCCGATTGAACCTGCAAAATTGCTACATGGGCAAGCAATAAAATTTGGGTTTGATGCAGAATTGTATGTGAGGACTTGTCTTGTTGACGTATATGCAAGAGGAGGCGATGTTGTTTCTGCGCGTACGCTGTTTGATGCAATGCCTGAGAAGAGTTTAGTTTCGTTGACAGCGATGATTACTTGTTATGCCAAGTATGGGATGATTGACGAGGCAAGAGTGTTGTTTGATGGGCTGGAAGAGAGGGACGCCATTTGTTGGAACGTTATGATTGATGGGTACGCGCAACATGGATTGCCTAATGAAGGATTGTTGTTGTTTAGACAAATGTTGAATGCCAAAGTGAGACCGAACGAAGTTACTGTGTTGGCTGTTCTTTCAGCTTGTGGGCAAACTGGGGCTTTGGAGACGGGAAGGTGGGTTCATTCATATATTGAGAATAATGGGATTGGGATTAATGTTCGAGTAGGTACGTCTTTGATTGATATGTATAGTAAATGTGGGAGTTTGGAGGATGCGCGGTTGGTTTTTGAGAGGATCAGTAACAAGGATGTTGTTGCTTGGAATTCGATGCTTGTTGGGTATGCAATGCACGGATTTAGCCAAGATGCTCTGCGGTTGTTTAAAGAGATGTGTATGATCGGATACCGGCCTACAGATATAACGTTTATTGGTGTTTTAAATGCTTGTGGTCATGCTGGTTTGGTCAGTGAAGGATGGAAATTTTTCTATTCAATGAAAGATGAACATGGGATTGAACCCAAGGTTGAGCATTTTGGGTGTATGGTAAATCTTCTTGGCCGTGCTGGGTATTTAGAAGAAGCGTATGAACTTGTTAAGAACATGGAGATTGAGCAGGATCCCGTACTGTGGGGAACTCTGCTTGGGGCTTGCAGGCTCCATGGCAACATTGCCCTGGGAGAGCAAATAGCGGAGTATCTTGTTAGCCAGAACCTTGCAAATTCGGGGACATATGTTCTTCTTTCTAACATTTATGCAGCAGCTGGCAATTGGGAAGGTGTGGCGAGGGTGAGGACCTTGATGAAAGAGAGTGGGTTTGAGAAGGAGCCTGGTTGCAGCTCGATTGAAGTGAACAACAAGGTGCATGAGTTTTTGGCTGGAGATTTGAGACATCCAAAGAGCAAAGAGATCTATGAAATGTTGGAGGAGATAAATGGCTGGCTTAAAAGTCATGGTTATACCCCACAGACAGAAATTGTATTACATGACTTGGAGGATGCGCAAAAGGAGCGGTCACTTGGGGTTCACAGCGAGAAACTTGCCCTTGCTTTTGGGCTTATAATAACCAAGCCAGGCACTGCAATAAAGATCGTAAAGAATCTGAGGGTCTGCGCGGATTGTCATGCTGTGACAAAGTTGATTTCAAAGATCACCGGACGCAAGATTGTAATGAGGGATCGAAACCGTTTCCACCACTTTGTAAATGGCTTGTGTTCTTGTGGAGACTATTGGTAA
- the LOC118047806 gene encoding WD40 repeat-containing protein HOS15 isoform X2 — protein sequence MTSITSVELNYLVFRYLQESGFTHSAFVLGYEAGINKCTIDGNMVPPGALITFVQKGLQYLEMEANLSNSDADVDEDFSFLQPLDLITKDVNELRQIIKEKKKNLRKDGEKEKEKEKDKDKDKDKDKDKDKDKDKEFEREHERERARVREKERHEREKENEKDRERLEREKERDKQHEDNTDSRMITDTEDKHEENGISEVGPEPMDISTASTSQTCEIPSSDVMILEGHTSEVCACAWSPTGSLLASGSGDSTARIWTMAEGTSRSVAQNGPLNVLVLKHVKGRTNEKSKDVTTLDWNGEGTLLATGSYDGQARIWSTDGELKTTLSKHKGPIFTLKWNKKGDYLLTGSCDKTAIVWDVRAEEWKQQFEFHSGPTLDVDWRNNVSFATSSTDHMIYVCKVGETRPIKTFAGHQGEVNCVKWDPTGSWLASCSDDISAKIWSMKQDKYVHDLREHSKEIYTIRWSPTGPGTNNPNQPLVLASASFDSTVKLWDVEFGKLLCSLNGHREPVYSVAFSPNGEYLASGSLDRCINIWSLREGKIVKTYAGNGGIFEVCWNKEGDKIAACFANNTVCVLDFRM from the exons GTTTTACGCATTCAGCTTTTGTTTTAGGATATGAGGCAGGAATTAACAAATGCACCATAGATGGCAATATGGTTCCACCTGGTGCTCTCATTACTTTTGTACAAAAGGGGCTTCAGTACTTGGAAATGGAAGCGAATTTGAGTAAT AGTGATGCAGATGTAGATGAAGATTTCTCATTTTTGCAACCTTTGGATCTTATCACAAAAGATGTGAATGAATTGCGGCAgataataaaagagaagaaaaaaaatttgcgCAAGGATggagagaaggagaaggagaaggagaaagaCAAAGATAAAGACAAAGACAAAGACAAAGACAAAGATAAAGACAAAGACAAAGAGTTCGAAAGGGAACATGAAAGAGAGCGTGCACGAGTGAGAGAGAAGGAAAGACATGAAAGGGAAAAGGAGAATGAAAAGgatagagagaggttagaaaGGGAAAAAGAGCGAGACAAGCAGCATGAGGATAACACTGATAGCAGAATGATTACTGATACAGAAGATAAGCATGAAGAAAATGGAATTTCTGAAG TAGGACCAGAGCCAATGGATATTTCTACAGCGTCAACATCTCAGACATGTGAAATTCCTAGTTCTGATGTGATGATTTTGGAAGGCCATACTTCTGAG GTTTGTGCCTGTGCATGGAGTCCAACAGGATCACTTCTTGCATCAGG TTCTGGAGATTCCACAGCACGAATTTGGACAATGGCTGAGGGGACCTCTAGGTCAGTTGCTCAGAATGGTCCTTTAAATGTGCTGGTATTGAAGCATGTAAAGGGAAGGACAAATGAGAAAAGCAAAGATGTGACAACACTTGATTGGAAT GGCGAGGGAACATTACTTGCAACTGGCTCTTATGATGGGCAGGCGAGAATTTGGAGTACAGACG GTGAACTAAAGACTACATTGAGTAAGCATAAAGGACCCATATTTACTTTGAAGTGGAACAAGAAGGGGGATTATCTGCTAACTGGAAGCTGTGATAAAACAGCAATTGTGTGGGATGTGAGGGCTGAGGAATGGAAACAGCAGTTTGAGTTTCATTCAG GTCCTACACTTGATGTTGACTGGCGCAATAATGTTTCATTTGCAACAAGCTCCACTGACCATATGATATATGTATGCAAAGTTGGAGAAACGCGCCCTATTAAAACTTTTGCTGGACATCAG GGCGAGGTTAATTGTGTCAAGTGGGATCCTACAGGTTCATGGTTGGCATCTTGCTCTGATGATATCAGTGCTAAG ATATGGAGCATGAAGCAGGATAAGTATGTTCATGATTTAAGGGAACATTCTAAG GAGATTTATACTATCAGATGGAGCCCCACTGGACCTGGTACAAACAATCCCAACCAGCCATTAGTGCTGGCTAG TGCATCATTTGACTCAACAGTGAAGTTATGGGACGTGGAATTTGGGAAACTTCTCTGCAGTTTGAATGGACACAG GGAGCCTGTGTATTCGGTTGCATTTAGTCCTAATGGAGAATACCTGGCAAGTGGATCTCTTGATAGATGCATCAACATTTGGTCATTGAGGGAAGGAAAGATTGTGAAAACATATGCTGGCAACGGGGGAATATTTGAAGTTTGTTGGAACAAGGAAGGTGATAAAATTGCTGCCTGTTTTGCGAACAATACAGTTTGTGTTTTAGATTTCAGAATGTGA